The Limanda limanda chromosome 14, fLimLim1.1, whole genome shotgun sequence genomic interval TACAGGTCTCGCACAACATGGTTATTACCATTGCAGGGCCTAAATCGACAGTTTACATCATCCCCAGTTATGGATAATATGTTGTTATTACTGTGGCCAGCAGCTAAATTTAACTCTAGAGCTTTTCCACAAGgagatgttttgttttggcACCCGCAGCAACTAACTCGGTAATGTTATCCAGACATCTTGTGATGCTGGCCGTTCTCGCATCATTAGTCCTCAAAGTAATCATTAACATCCAACACAAGAAGGATAACTTTTAGCCTTTGGACACATGTGGCACATTATCAGTGTCCAAAAGTGATACCATTTATTATCGCTAGTTCCAGTCAAACCCCTCATTCTGAAACTGCAAATGACTCTAAATAATActttgtgttgatgctgtttttcttctccttgcAGGTCCCGAGTTATTTCACCGATGTAGAGAGGAGGTCAGTTATTGATGCAGCTCAGATCGCAGGCCTCAACTGTCTCCGACTAATGAATGAGACCACTGCAGGTACATGGAAGCACAGTAAACTCTGTGCTGGACTCACATGCAGCATCTGAATCATTTATCCCATATTGGTCTTTTTAGCTCCACAAGGGAATCATAGGGATTATATTACATCGGTTAAAGAAGCTGTGAGAAAGTATTGAGTAAACAGCTTCTATCAAGTActaaaaatgctaaaaaaactaattattttcaCAGTTGGAAAGGCCCTTTAGCTGTATATCCATGTAAATATCATATTGGTGTAGAATTGtagtaaacacacagaaattGAGATTCAtatttgaattgaaatgaaGCATTTCATACATTTAGGacttcatttattcatttataagtATTGCTTCTCTGGCAGTTACACTACTCCGAAGTTCAGATGTAGCTCAGCCTTGTACACTCACAACAGAGCTTGTTAACTAGTATCCTTTTGTGATGGTGAGGATAAGCTAACCtcatttatctgtttattgCAGTGACTCTGGCATATGGAATCTACAAGCAGGACCTGCCGGCTCCAGAAGAGAAGCCCAGGATAGTGGTGTTTGTGGACTTGGGCCACTCTGGTTACCAGGTGTCAGTTTGTGCCTTCAACAAGGGAAAGCTCAAGGCGAGTGATGAATAATTTGTGTCTACTTTGAAAAGCAATACTGGACAGGAAAAGGTATTGGGGCGGGTTATGGGTATACATCAGTACTGGAGGTTGTCAGGTTTGAGAAATGTGGGAATTTTTTCTCTCAGGGTTCAAACTGATTCAATCATTTGCCCATGTTTCTTTCTTCGGTATAAAGAAGGATGAGTTACTTGCATGTAATTGTTTAGTGggaattatttgtgtgtgtggtctatTTGTTTATGCCAGATGTTGCATTTCAATGCCTTATTTGTTCTCATAatgtgaaacaaacacattttttgattttggttttatttagttgcccCATCATAGTAACATGTAACAGTTTTTCTGCCTGTGCAGAACAGTGCTTTACATATACAGATTGTTACTTTTTTAGAAATCCTACACATAAGTGTTGTAGTATATTGTTAATGAAACTAATAGTTCCATATTTTAATAAGTTACTCCTTGGTTCCCTCCATCAGATCCTGGCTACAGCATTTGATGCAGAGCTCGGTGGGAAGGACTTTGACGACATCTTGGTCAACCACTTCTGCGAGGAGTTTGGAAAGAAGTACAAACTGGACGTCAAGACCAAACCCCGGGCGCTGGTGAGGCTGTACCAAGACGTTGAGAAGCTCAAGAAGCTGATGAGCGCCAACTCCTCCGACCTGCCCCTCAACATCGAGTGCTTCATGAACGACATCGACGTTTCCGGCAAACTCAACAGGTGAGCTCTGAAGTTACTTAACGAAATAAGAGGACAAAGATGTAAGATGTCTTTGTGgtgctgtttatttatgtaaactaataataatatagctATTTGTCTTCCCTATTTCAAGATAATTTATTGATATATCTTTTTGTCCAGTGGATTAGCGTATTTTACAGCATTCTGTTTATAGTTAGGTGCAGATTTAAAATTGTGTTGATAAATATAGAAGTATCTCGTAGAAGTATCCATCTGCCTGTGACGATGTTAGCTCCTCTCCacattttcatgtgtgtgtgtgtatatgtgagtcTGAATCTATTAATAATCTATTACCATGTGTCCCCAGAGGTCAGTTTGAGGAGATGTGTGCGGGGCTGCTGGCCAAAGTAGAGGGTCCCCTGCGCAGTGTCATGGAACAAGCCAGTGAGTACATATGACTGTAATAGCAGCTGGACTATCCCCGTAAGCACACGCACACTTGACTTAGATGAGGCTCAGTCATGTGCTTTGCTGAGACAGCCCTTCCCTCAGGACACTGGGGGCATGCCTGCCTCCTATGAATGCTTCCTCTCTATCTCTGGCTGCTCTAGCTTGTCCATGCTAAGCAGTAATATGGCTCAAAGTAATGAAAATATATCAGATATGCCATTTTAAATAggtaatacattttattttatacacaaGTTTCTTCCATTCAGCCTTTGGGACGTTTCACTGTCTTGAGTTAGCAAGCTCTGTTTTGCATCATCCTTATCTCCTGCCCCCTGTGTCCAGAGATGAAAAAGGAAGACATCTATGCAGTGGAGATCGTCGGTGGCGCCTCCAGAATGCCCGCAATCAAAGAGCGAATCAGCAAATTCTTTGGCAAAGAGCTGAACACCACCCTGAACCTAGACGAGGCAGTGGCCAGAGGCTGTGCTCTGCAGGTACAGATCACCTGTCGTCACAAACACTGTGGTCACACATGGCAGAAAGATTACACACATCTATATATGCCCATATTCTAAAATTGTGGTTAAATGTAATTgcagaacatttatttaaaatagtttAATATAAAGGgaagaaaatatgaaacattGACTGATGGTGGTAGAACAaggaaaacatatatttttgcTAAAACAGGAGTAAAgagctctcttttcttagtctTTGTTCAAGGTCTGTCCTCAGAGTTACTGACTGGAGCAACAGTTTTTCTTATGTCAGTGAAGAGTGTTTCTCTGCTTCGTGCTTTCTTTCAAACGACTCAACTTAATTTACACTCATTTTGTAATTGTCTTCTTTCACTTCTCCTCAGTGTGCCATCTTGTCACCGGCCTTCAAAGTCAGAGAGTTCTCCATCACAGACGTTATCCCCTACTCCATCTCCCTGAAATGGAATTCCGCCGTCGAGGACGGAGTGAGGTACGATATGTGACTGAAATGCAGCTGGGTCTTTGTTTGACTTCGTGTTTGGATCCCACAGAGGAAATGGGAAACTTAAGGCTTTACAGGCAGATTTATCATTggaaatattcacatttttatcATTGCACCCTTCTAGTTTTagtatttatctatttaataaattagactgtttattttttctttctccctctttttgtgtgtccttgtgtgagCTACTGGATGTTTGAATATCTATCTGGCGCCTCTGCCAGTTGCCCTCTCATTTTGGAATCCTAACTGTTTTATTACCTGTTGCTTAAACAAAGCTATGGTATGATCCGCTGCAGATTAGGAGACAGCCCACCTCACTGTCTTCAGTCTCTCATGTatttcttcctgttgtgtttgcagtgatTGTGAAGTTTTCCCAAAGAACCACGCAGCTCCCTTCTCCAAAGTTTTAACCTTTTACCGGAAAGAGCCGTTCACCCTCGAAGGCTACTACAACAACCCGAAGGAGCTGCTGTGCCCAAGCACCGCTATAGGTACTGCTAGTTCACCATCAGTGGTCAGAATGAATGTGGACATTGAGTATGGaataatttcctttttattaaatacattttggtaATTAAACAAGGTATACGTACAATGAAAAAGTGGTAGATGTGACAGGAAACCATCCAAAGTTTGTCAGTTGCAAATAACTTACccacagttattttttttttactttcacaaCTTTAAACAAATTTATCGATCCTTTTACTCACATGACATTGATATCATGTTGCATGTTTATTATAACGCCTACATAATTTCATTTAGATCTTCATCTGAATCTAGTTTATTATTTATGCATAATTGTAGATATTTTTCAcctgttctgacctttgacctgttaCTTTGCCCTGCAGGTCAGTTCCATATCCAGAATGTGGTTCCGCAGGCGTCTGGTGAGAGTGCAAAGGTCAAGGTGAAGGTTCGGGTCAATGTCCACGGTGTGTTCAGCGTATCGAGCGCGTCCCTCGTAGAAGTCATAAAAACAGCTGAAGGCGAGGAGCCAATGGAGACGGACCAGAcagtgaaggaagaggaggtctGTATATTGTGTCTATTTGTGCTGGGTGTATGACACTTGTggcatactgtgtgtgtttttcttgtgcatgtgtgtgagaggtgcTCATGGATTGTTGTatgctgttttgttttaaatcacagATCCCTCTCACACAGTACATCAGTCGGACCAAACCTTGGTTTTAAATAGGCAGTCTTGTCATCATCATGGAATTCCGAGTTCCTGCCTTAACAAGCTCAAGACATCTTCAATTGGATGTTTTTATTAGACTGATATGGACTTTTTGGGCCCAATGTAGAAAAGAATATTAGTGtataaaaatacagatataGCAACCAATATATACTTATTTGTACCGTTAAACCCAAAACTTTATCATAAATGCctagaaaacacaaatacagcaaAATGTATACAACTTGAGTTAATAATTAAGCAGCAAATCTTCTctgcattttttattctatttccaGTTAGggctttgttattattttttctttctatacCTAAACCTCTTTCTAATTTATTTGGTCTGGATGAATGTGGCTAACTCATCAGAATTGATGCTATCAAGCAATCACATCTGCAATGAATAAAACCTACAAGCGGTTTAAAAGTATGATTGAGACTAACTTCAATAGATTTGAATGCAGACTTCTCTGAACGGAAGGGAAACAAGTGTATTTGGTGTTTCTGATTCGGAACCCTAagagtttggttttaaaactGTGGGTAATGTAATATCATTTCAGTTGGTTGTTTCTTTCGTTTCGGTGTGTCAGAACAAAATGCAGGTGGATCCGGAGGATCAGAAACTTCAGGCCGGAGACAATGGAGAGAAGAAGGCTGagacagaggagatggaggtaAAGTTGTGGTGGACGATAGGGAGAtcctaaaggctcttatatactactacgtgtccgtttctcggagaggtctcagcgggagacaaagagtctttttgatttttacttctccgtcagtctacgtccggaaaaaattcaccgccaaacccataggtggcgcaacggaagacgagctcagagaagcctaccccatttgggaagaagaagtccacgtgtctctgtttgcatgttagcttgcgtcccacacactgaaccatggcaactaacagaactaaataaagtgacacccagcgggtcaaaatgctgatgtaatcgtttcttagcgcagcggttccccggtcttgtttccaaactgtgttgctgattccacagcttgaatctgcttgaggctacatgtagctagaagctacacggacctagctccccccagcttccacacacagtcagcagggactcccgacactaactactactatccagtgtttgcttctaacctgatggtattatagaaacagtgtcatgatagaagtcgaattaaagtcgtgacggcgggttcttgcactgttaccaccgcagttagcatggtggctagcctagctaggctagcgccgttttgaaagctcgttataaccgtatgtgaccgtgcacacatgccctcagtgctctaacgagccaccgtcagccggacaccTCCGCTgacttaacacacacgtcacattaatcgtagaatcatagttgtgttcgtgtttgttgctacatgtaaacaggaagtttgaggtccggaaatacggaaatgacgtcatttggaaattatgtcgttcgcggaccaatcacagccaacagcggtccgtcgggtctccaacatgaagacggatagttagaaaaatcagacgtgtacgaaaagctgtccgaagccctcggagaggacgtttcacgacggatagggcggtcttatctgtccgtaatagaaaaaacggagaggcataaattggccttaacccgacgtttttatgattttatacATGGCATAATGATATTGTTCTCTATCAGTTACCATAAAGCCAGTCAACTTTGAAATGAAGTCCACCCCTTTTCGGtgtaaaggaaaaaaggaaCGCTTACAAAGTCTAGGAAAGCCACAAGTCAGAATTTTTTTGACCATATGGGACATGTGACCATGTGAGAACAGAAAAATGCCCATTGGtccatattatattatatatatcttGTGCTTCATTGAACTCTTTGGATGATGCTTTCACacggcaacacaaacaaacatggaggagactgaACATGACACTGAACAGGATCTTACCAAACAGCAGGACTTGAACCAGCCAAGACAAAATGAGGAGCTTGGATCTaaaccccccccctcactaAAGCAGCAGTGTTTGCTCAGAATTTAATGATTTGTTATCTCACCTTTTGCAGACGACCGAGGATAccaagcaggagaagaagaacgaCCAGCCCCCGCAGGCCAAGAAACCCAAAGTGAAAACGAAGACAGTGGAGCTGCCCATAGAGAACAATTTGCACTGGCAGCTGTCCACTGATGTACTAAATTTGTTGGTGGAGAATGAGGTAATGCTCACCAGGAATGTACTAGCTTTTATTAGAAACAAGCAACTGTTGATCAATTTATTATCATAGTTATATTATCTGATAGTAAAGACGTTTTTCTCTAAAACTTGTTGCAATTTGTATCTTGATCTAAAAACGTGAATGTAGATTTTACTTCTCAAATTCTGAACACATTTACTTTTAGATTACAACATGACTGTAACATCTGAGTCATGTTTAAACTGTTCTTATtcttataatattatatattaaagttACGCTGTAGAATGTATGAAAATTTAATTCTAGACCAACACCTTCACTTTGTCTCCTAAAGGGTAAAATGATCATGCAGGATaagctggagaaggagaggaacgACGCAAAGAACTACGTAGAGGAGTATGTGTACGACATGAGAGACAAACTGCACGGCACCCTGGAGAAGTTTGTGAATGAAGCTGTGAGTATTAGAGAAGACAAAAGGTCACTTTGCTAGGTGCACGGTTATAACATGCTGTAATCCAGTGGGCCATCCCCAATCCCCTTTATAGACTATCTGCTTGCACCTTGTTGGGTTGCTACTGTAATGGCAGATTTATCAGGAAGAAATAGAGACCTCTGCAGTGGAAACAGATCTGCGTGGACTCTTTCAGTTCACACACGAGCGAGCAGTCATCTGTTCGTACATCTGTGTTAACACATCGTACACCCACCTCTGTAGGTggttatcattttcttttcttattttaaaacacCCTAGCTTTAAAATAACAGTGAAGTATGCCATTAACTTCAGATCAGAGTTTTATTGGTCAATCTCACTGTTGCTCTCCACTGCCTCTACAGGGCAACATGCCAACTATTTGCCAGAGCACACCTCGTTATAAGCCACACGGCGCCTTGATGGGCACAAATGTAATTACTGTTAATGTTCGTGACATGTGAATTTAATCTGATATTGTTTACAATTCTTAGGATCGTGATGTGTTCTCATTGAAACTGGAGGAAACAGAGATCTGGCTGTATGAAGACGGAGAGGACCAACAGAAACAAGTTTATATCGACAGACTGGCTGAACTGAAGGTAACTAGGCCTGCAATCTATGAACTTTGAACATGAACAAATTTTGTTAATCAACTTGTACTTCTCATTTTAGAATGGGCACTCAGATATGCTGTCTATTCTTTGATACTCCTAAATaatagaaatatttaaaattataacaTCGAACAACATGTTGTCATTAACTGATGAAAAAGAATTTCAAAAattcttcagttttttgtttttctggacGACTGCCTGACTAAATGTGATGTTCCTCTCTGTAGAAACTTGGTCAGCCGATCCAAGAAAGATTCATGGAGGCTGAGGAGAGGCCAAAAGCATTTGATGATTTTGGCAGACAAATCCAAATGTACATGAAGATCATTGAAGCTTACAAGGCAAAGGTATTGTGACACAGAGACATATGTTTGTTGACCTGTTAGATTGATTAGATAGATACTTGGTTAGATTTTGTTGGTGTGATGTTGGCTCTTCACTAACCAATATGAGGAATTGCTAAACGGGTTTCATAAATAACCTTTGCATCTCCTGACAGGATGAGCAGTACGATCACCTGGATGAGCTTGATGTGACTCGAGTGGACAAGCAGGTGAACGAAGCCATGGTCTGGATGAACAGCAAGATGAACCAGCAGAAAAGTCAGGACCTCAACCTGGACCCAGTGGTAAAAGTTCAGGAGATCAAGTTCAAGACTAAGGTACAGAGAAAGCGTTCAAggttcacatacacacaacatacCAAAAATCATGTATCAACATCAGTTTTTAATTAGCCTTGCAAAGCCAGCCTACAAGACTGTCTGTCGTCCTTGTAGGACTCACCAAGCATTTTACTGTGATTAGGGGTAATTCACATCGTATCCACTCCCGGTAGATATGTGATGTGTCTGGTTTCCTGAAGCTGTAATCAAGAACACTGACACGAGGGAAATTATGAAGCGGAGAAATATCAACAAAGCACTTATTTATTCAGTGGAGTCACAATAAGAGCGTTGCTGTAGACTTGTTTCTATCGTGTAATGTTTCGGTATTTTTGATACCATCTAACCAATGGTAGAACAAATACCATCTCCACACAAAGTAAATCAATCTCTTAAcagtacattcacacacacggaTACAAAGTAGATTGCAGTATCTGGCCTTTCATGAATCGTAGTCCCAGAGGTGTATTGAGTTAAGCATGCAATTTACATCCTCTACTCTTACAGGACAGCTTTTTTctgctgtctgtgctgcagccaaacatctcattcttttttttaaataaaaattgtaaGGCACAGAGGATTTGGGAGCTGGAGACTGACAATCAAAGTGATTGTGAGTGGCTCTAACCCGGCTGTTTCTCCTGGCTATTGCAACCGGCTGACTGCGTTAGAGGATATTTCAATAAAGTTGAGCTTCTCTCAACTTCCCCCTGTAGTGTGGCTGAGTGCTCTTTGAGTCGGTCGAGCTCAGCTGAGGATACGTGGTATATCATTCACAATAAAAAGCACCCATTGCTCTCCTAGTTTCTTCTAATCCCTGCTACAATTTGAACTAGAAGCAAGTTTATTTGTTCCAATTTGTTATAGAAGGTAGATTAGTATAGAAATGAATTTGAAACTCAACTGGTCTCGGAAGATAGTTACTTATTTGCCCTTCTTCtaacaaatgtttaatttttctttttttcaggcGCTTTACTCAGCCTGCAACCCTGTGATGTCCAAACCCAAGCCCAGGGTGGAGCCTCCtaaagaggagaagacagagaaCGGACCAGTCAACGGGCAGGAGCCGACCGAGAGTCAGCCATCCAGTCAAGACAAAGCCACACCTGCAGGGACGGAACAGGAAACGGCAGAGACCAAGCTCCCTGAAATGGACATTGACTAAGTGTTGCGGCTGCTACCCGAGCTTCACCTCCGTCTGTCCTGCTTCTCGCCTCTGGTTACGTCGTTCTTCTGAGATTGTGATTGATGACACAGCAGCATCTCTCTTCtggagacagacagcagcatcTCTAATCAATACAGTTCATACGTCAGCCTCCTCATCATGTCGTTTCTCATTTTCTTCAGAACACAAATATCACgcataatattaatattgaatggGATTATTTTATGACATAAAAGTTGTGAGTGTGGGATTAAAAACTGCTTCttctgtatttctttgttttaatcagCAGCTCCTGAGGACATTTAAGCACCGAATGTTCAGTAGTTCTGGGAAACTAGTAATAAACACAGGATTCttgaaattgtaaaatataatgGCATGTCTCAATACAGTTTAGGTACAGTGGCACTTGTAAACGAACGTGGATTGTTCCAAATtgtacattacatttttttcacaacCAATAATTGTAACTGCTGGAATGTCATGTATTTAGTTTAAGAGGAAAGACTGAGTTTTTGTGTTTACTTGTACTGTTTGTTCGAACTAGATACTACAAGTCACCGTCATGCAGTATATAATCGTTTGGCTTTTTCTCATTTAAGAGCAATGGTCCATTGGTTGTTTTCTGGTAGCCTTGTATTGCTTTTTTCTACCCAACTGTGAATGCTGGTCTAACAAATCACCTTCTgggtgctgctgttgttgccacatcacaaaaaactaaaataaatcaaattaagaaaagcatatgaattaatTGATGATTCCTGACATTTCTTTCTAGTCCTTTGTGTTAATAAATCTCATTTAGACAAAACCTTTTTACATGTGGGATGATTTAATTTCTCAAAAATGATTAGCTAGGAAAAATATTTGTAGATAGATTGAATGACAATCATtggctgttctttttttttacttcagaaACAAAATATATAGGTAATACAATCTTTGTAGAAAAATACTAATTCGCTATCTTGTATTTtaatacaaacataaatatatgtgcCTCCCTGGTCCTGCCAgtaactttttattattattatatacaaatacagacaaataagcacatttcagttttttaatcaaataattCAGTCTCGGGTTGAGCTGTAAACAATGGCTGAGGGTTGGGCTGGCAATCCCcccctctttaaaaaaaacaataaacacacatatatatatatacatatacgattgttgaataaataattgtaaacacaaacagatttgtAACGGAAATCCCACTTTTAAAGGTATACTCCTTCCACTCAAGTGTcgaattattatatttttatcaaACATATCATGTAGGGGGTTGAACTAGGGGCTAAGTTAAAGTACTTTGTCCTAAAGTCCTTTTAGTTGCTAACGTGCGAGAATATTATGCATTGATAACGTGTTCTTATAacaatttattattcatttatttaattatatacaAAGTTGTGTAATTTAATTCGCAGCTTAACTACTTACATTAAGTTTACATTACGTATTTCTCACATGTTAACGCAACATAAAAATCTGCGGAATAATCACGCGTAGTTTGCGCGTTACGAAACCTCCTGGTGTTTGTCCTCTTTGCCTTCCCGTACTCCTGGACTGTGGTCCGCGGTGTGTGTAGAGGATCGGGTCTGGAGCTGGTCTGGAGCTGGTCTGGAGGCAGCAGCTGTCAGTGCTGGTACTTGTGTCTCTGAGAAGGTAAAGAACACGTGTATCTCACTGTGTCCTGGGTCCTGTACCGTGTGCAGGAGGGTGACACCGCAGAGCCACAGGTTCGATCCCCTCTGGAGCCCGAGCTGCT includes:
- the hspa4a gene encoding heat shock 70 kDa protein 4a isoform X2: MSVVGFDLGFQSCYVAVARAGGIETVANEYSDRCTPSFVSFGPRNRSVGAAAKSQVVTNCKNTVQGFKRFHGRAFSDSSVQATKSNLVYDLAQMPSGSTGIKVMYMEEERVFSIEQVTGMLLTKLKETAESALKKPVADCVISVPSYFTDVERRSVIDAAQIAGLNCLRLMNETTAVTLAYGIYKQDLPAPEEKPRIVVFVDLGHSGYQVSVCAFNKGKLKILATAFDAELGGKDFDDILVNHFCEEFGKKYKLDVKTKPRALVRLYQDVEKLKKLMSANSSDLPLNIECFMNDIDVSGKLNRGQFEEMCAGLLAKVEGPLRSVMEQAKMKKEDIYAVEIVGGASRMPAIKERISKFFGKELNTTLNLDEAVARGCALQCAILSPAFKVREFSITDVIPYSISLKWNSAVEDGVSDCEVFPKNHAAPFSKVLTFYRKEPFTLEGYYNNPKELLCPSTAIGQFHIQNVVPQASGESAKVKVKVRVNVHGVFSVSSASLVEVIKTAEGEEPMETDQTVKEEENKMQVDPEDQKLQAGDNGEKKAETEEMETTEDTKQEKKNDQPPQAKKPKVKTKTVELPIENNLHWQLSTDVLNLLVENEGKMIMQDKLEKERNDAKNYVEEYVYDMRDKLHGTLEKFVNEADRDVFSLKLEETEIWLYEDGEDQQKQVYIDRLAELKKLGQPIQERFMEAEERPKAFDDFGRQIQMYMKIIEAYKAKDEQYDHLDELDVTRVDKQVNEAMVWMNSKMNQQKSQDLNLDPVVKVQEIKFKTKALYSACNPVMSKPKPRVEPPKEEKTENGPVNGQEPTESQPSSQDKATPAGTEQETAETKLPEMDID
- the hspa4a gene encoding heat shock 70 kDa protein 4a isoform X1, producing MSVVGFDLGFQSCYVAVARAGGIETVANEYSDRCTPSFVSFGPRNRSVGAAAKSQVVTNCKNTVQGFKRFHGRAFSDSSVQATKSNLVYDLAQMPSGSTGIKVMYMEEERVFSIEQVTGMLLTKLKETAESALKKPVADCVISVPSYFTDVERRSVIDAAQIAGLNCLRLMNETTAVTLAYGIYKQDLPAPEEKPRIVVFVDLGHSGYQVSVCAFNKGKLKILATAFDAELGGKDFDDILVNHFCEEFGKKYKLDVKTKPRALVRLYQDVEKLKKLMSANSSDLPLNIECFMNDIDVSGKLNRGQFEEMCAGLLAKVEGPLRSVMEQAKMKKEDIYAVEIVGGASRMPAIKERISKFFGKELNTTLNLDEAVARGCALQCAILSPAFKVREFSITDVIPYSISLKWNSAVEDGVSDCEVFPKNHAAPFSKVLTFYRKEPFTLEGYYNNPKELLCPSTAIGQFHIQNVVPQASGESAKVKVKVRVNVHGVFSVSSASLVEVIKTAEGEEPMETDQTVKEEETTEDTKQEKKNDQPPQAKKPKVKTKTVELPIENNLHWQLSTDVLNLLVENEGKMIMQDKLEKERNDAKNYVEEYVYDMRDKLHGTLEKFVNEADRDVFSLKLEETEIWLYEDGEDQQKQVYIDRLAELKKLGQPIQERFMEAEERPKAFDDFGRQIQMYMKIIEAYKAKDEQYDHLDELDVTRVDKQVNEAMVWMNSKMNQQKSQDLNLDPVVKVQEIKFKTKALYSACNPVMSKPKPRVEPPKEEKTENGPVNGQEPTESQPSSQDKATPAGTEQETAETKLPEMDID